One part of the Deinococcus depolymerans genome encodes these proteins:
- a CDS encoding HAD family hydrolase, producing the protein MTAAPTPSTVVFADLDDTLFQTLRKLPGADPATLTPMTVDSRGQPHSHATPAQVALLDLLAAPHVTLVPVTGRDAAAMARVTLPLRSWRVLDHGLTILTPAGTPDPAWAAQVLAHLAPLQDALRAGTEAVAPHAARLGARLTSHAAHGTPFMTVLKHPDADPAVLAELQGRLEAAHGPDHPLQVIANANNVSLLPRHLGKAAAVRYLLGTHLSGAALTLGLGDSVSDLPFMDECDFALTPRRGQLMRTLRALTLPQR; encoded by the coding sequence GTGACCGCCGCGCCCACCCCCTCCACCGTGGTCTTCGCGGATCTGGACGACACGCTGTTCCAGACGCTGCGCAAACTGCCCGGCGCAGACCCCGCCACCCTGACACCCATGACCGTGGACTCGCGTGGGCAGCCGCACTCGCACGCCACGCCCGCGCAGGTGGCGCTGCTGGACCTGCTGGCCGCCCCGCACGTCACCCTGGTGCCCGTCACGGGCCGCGACGCGGCCGCCATGGCGCGCGTGACCCTGCCGCTGCGGTCCTGGCGGGTGCTGGACCACGGCCTGACCATCCTGACGCCCGCCGGCACCCCCGACCCCGCGTGGGCCGCGCAGGTCCTCGCGCACCTCGCGCCGTTGCAGGACGCCCTGCGCGCCGGGACCGAGGCGGTCGCCCCGCACGCCGCGCGGCTCGGGGCGCGCCTGACCTCGCACGCCGCGCACGGCACGCCGTTCATGACCGTCCTGAAACACCCGGACGCCGACCCGGCGGTCCTGGCCGAGTTGCAGGGCCGGCTGGAGGCCGCGCACGGCCCGGACCACCCGCTGCAGGTGATCGCGAACGCGAACAACGTCAGCCTGCTGCCCCGCCACCTCGGCAAGGCCGCCGCCGTGCGCTACCTGCTCGGCACGCACCTGAGCGGCGCGGCCCTGACGCTGGGACTGGGCGACTCGGTCAGCGACCTGCCGTTCATGGACGAGTGCGATTTCGCGCTCACGCCCCGGCGCGGCCAGCTGATGCGGACCCTGCGTGCCCTGACCCTCCCACAACGCTGA
- a CDS encoding phosphoribosyltransferase domain-containing protein, with amino-acid sequence MTGAPPAAGQFARRRVTLPSGELDLHLERSALPLDDLLDFAVRRNPKRGFLFVSRVLGKHIPVRPAVAAATHAALAAALPPLTRPHFIGLAETATALGEGVFRAWQAQRTPAADALADGSWLAAGPGTFQHTTRYHQHAPLLLRFDEPHSHAPAHLVYDPGGAARAAQELVLVDDELSTGTTLENLAREWLARHPHVTRVVLVSLTDWCVRRDAVQAALPVPVDFVSLSRGTFTFTPDPAWTPAALPAVTGDGGDRSALLPARSARLGHPGGPDLSAWTTPDADADLRGGPLLVLGTGEYQFPAFALARTLEARGLDVHWSATTRSPVLPGLAIGSALTFTDNVGDDIPNYLYNVRPEAYARILVTFEGGCHPDPALMEALGPHARAVRLS; translated from the coding sequence GTGACCGGCGCCCCGCCCGCCGCCGGTCAGTTTGCCCGGCGCCGCGTGACGCTGCCCAGCGGGGAACTGGACCTGCACCTGGAACGCTCGGCGCTGCCGCTGGACGACCTGCTGGACTTCGCGGTGCGCCGCAACCCGAAACGCGGCTTCCTGTTCGTCAGCCGCGTGCTGGGCAAGCACATCCCGGTGCGGCCGGCCGTCGCGGCCGCCACGCACGCGGCGCTCGCGGCGGCCCTGCCGCCCCTGACCCGCCCGCACTTCATCGGGCTGGCCGAGACGGCCACCGCGCTCGGCGAGGGCGTGTTCCGCGCGTGGCAGGCGCAGCGCACGCCAGCCGCAGACGCCCTGGCGGACGGTTCGTGGCTGGCCGCCGGGCCGGGCACCTTCCAGCACACCACCCGCTACCACCAGCACGCGCCGCTGCTGCTGCGCTTCGACGAGCCGCACTCCCACGCCCCGGCGCACCTCGTGTACGACCCGGGCGGGGCGGCCCGCGCCGCGCAGGAACTCGTGCTGGTCGACGATGAACTCTCGACCGGCACCACCCTGGAGAACCTCGCCCGCGAGTGGCTGGCCCGGCACCCGCACGTCACGCGGGTCGTGCTGGTCAGCCTGACCGACTGGTGCGTGCGCCGGGACGCCGTGCAGGCGGCCCTGCCGGTCCCGGTGGACTTCGTGAGCCTGTCGCGCGGCACGTTCACGTTCACGCCCGACCCGGCCTGGACGCCCGCCGCGCTGCCCGCCGTGACCGGCGACGGCGGCGACCGCAGCGCCCTGCTGCCCGCCCGCAGCGCCCGACTCGGGCATCCCGGCGGTCCGGACCTGAGCGCCTGGACGACGCCCGACGCCGACGCCGACCTGCGCGGCGGGCCGCTGCTGGTCCTCGGGACCGGCGAGTACCAGTTCCCGGCGTTCGCGCTGGCCCGCACCCTGGAGGCGCGTGGCCTGGACGTCCACTGGAGCGCCACGACCCGCAGTCCGGTCCTGCCGGGCCTCGCCATCGGGAGCGCCCTGACCTTCACCGACAACGTCGGGGACGACATTCCGAACTACCTGTACAACGTGCGCCCGGAGGCGTACGCCCGCATCCTCGTCACCTTCGAGGGCGGCTGCCACCCCGACCCGGCCCTGATGGAGGCGCTCGGGCCGCACGCGCGGGCCGTGAGGCTCTCGTGA
- a CDS encoding ATP-grasp domain-containing protein, translating to MKKVLFNKNFSVTAAQISALRGSGYEVWASHTDAGHGMLAAAPHSFLEPRGLIGDGYADWLRRACEERGIDALVPGKERELLARHAPAFAASGTAVLAPASEETQRHLERKDEFLRAWNPATLPIPRWTTFDSLRSFDAAWDALREDGTRLCVKPARGIYASGFRVILDRPDLGSFLKGELYQMSHAAARELFAAPDLPTMLLMHTLEGAERSVDCVAWQGRLIRAVVRRKSPDGQLIEARPDLVQAAAQIARHYGLSGIFNFQTKDDLRGGTRVANMLEINARASGGLRYAMAAGVNFPRLLLDAWSGALDWDALPPVQTGLHVAEDKAVRVVRLQPEPA from the coding sequence ATGAAGAAGGTTCTGTTCAACAAGAATTTCAGCGTCACAGCCGCGCAGATCAGCGCGCTCCGCGGCAGCGGGTACGAGGTCTGGGCCAGTCACACGGACGCCGGGCACGGCATGCTGGCCGCCGCGCCCCACTCCTTCCTCGAACCGCGCGGCCTGATCGGCGACGGGTACGCCGACTGGCTGCGCCGCGCCTGCGAGGAACGCGGCATCGACGCCCTGGTTCCCGGCAAGGAACGCGAACTGCTGGCGCGGCACGCCCCGGCCTTCGCGGCGTCCGGCACGGCCGTGCTGGCCCCGGCCTCCGAGGAGACCCAGCGGCACCTGGAACGCAAGGACGAGTTCCTGCGCGCCTGGAACCCGGCCACGCTGCCCATCCCGCGCTGGACGACCTTCGACTCGCTGCGCAGCTTCGACGCCGCCTGGGACGCCCTGCGCGAGGACGGCACCCGCCTGTGCGTCAAGCCGGCGCGCGGCATCTACGCCAGCGGCTTCCGCGTGATCCTGGACCGCCCGGACCTGGGTTCGTTCCTGAAGGGCGAGCTGTACCAGATGAGCCACGCGGCCGCGCGCGAGCTGTTCGCCGCGCCGGACCTGCCCACCATGCTCCTGATGCACACCCTGGAAGGAGCCGAGCGCAGCGTGGACTGCGTGGCGTGGCAGGGCCGCCTGATCCGCGCCGTCGTGCGCCGCAAGTCCCCCGACGGGCAGCTGATCGAGGCCCGCCCGGACCTCGTGCAGGCCGCCGCGCAGATCGCGCGGCACTACGGCCTGAGCGGCATCTTCAACTTCCAGACGAAAGACGACCTGCGCGGCGGAACGCGCGTCGCGAACATGCTGGAGATCAACGCCCGCGCGTCCGGCGGCCTGCGGTACGCCATGGCGGCCGGCGTGAACTTCCCGCGGCTGCTGCTCGACGCCTGGAGCGGCGCGCTCGACTGGGACGCCCTGCCGCCCGTGCAGACCGGCCTGCACGTGGCCGAGGACAAGGCCGTGCGTGTCGTCCGCCTGCAACCGGAGCCCGCGTGA
- a CDS encoding fasciclin domain-containing protein, which produces MKKLILTTLLLSGSALAGGGGMVPAGNTIASIVANDPNFSTLLAAVQAAGLVDTLNSSGPFTVFAPTNAAFAKVPEADLNALLNDPAQLKALLLYHVVPGRVTAAQVMKLTSAKTVNGASVNIGVSGGRVMVGNATVTRADVRASNGVIHVIDTVLMP; this is translated from the coding sequence ATGAAGAAGCTGATCCTGACCACCCTGCTGCTGAGCGGTTCCGCCCTCGCCGGCGGCGGCGGCATGGTGCCCGCCGGCAACACCATTGCCAGCATCGTCGCGAACGACCCGAACTTCAGCACCCTGCTGGCCGCCGTGCAGGCCGCCGGGCTGGTCGACACCCTGAACAGCTCCGGACCGTTCACGGTGTTCGCCCCCACCAACGCCGCGTTCGCCAAGGTGCCGGAGGCGGACCTGAACGCCCTGCTGAACGATCCCGCGCAGCTGAAGGCCCTGCTGCTGTACCACGTGGTGCCGGGCCGCGTGACCGCCGCGCAGGTCATGAAACTGACCTCCGCCAAGACCGTGAACGGCGCGTCCGTCAACATCGGCGTGAGCGGCGGCAGGGTCATGGTCGGGAACGCGACCGTCACCCGGGCCGACGTGCGCGCCAGCAACGGTGTCATTCACGTCATCGACACCGTCCTCATGCCCTGA
- a CDS encoding VanW family protein produces the protein MPPVSRRSAITSLLFPSRPARTTLFLTLLCALLAAPAGALGLRWSAPEPRLVNGQVQRPVLQHSRPLTVPAGAAAQVRRSGRLTPELRRALDRAYAAVDARTPRDLRFSRAGRTWTAQARTGWTVDRAASDRAVLDALRAGRNSAPLRVNLTAPARSVAWAATRRITHLGSGTSSFTGSPDFRVQNIRVGASRVHGQWIEAGRELNFNALIGPVTAARGFAPGYVITGNRLRTEDGGGLCQVSTTVFRAAWTAGLPITERHAHSYQVAYYGQPGLDAAVYAPAKNLRWRNDTPAPMLVQADWDTRTGRLNVHLFGQDDGRRSWTATPQPSQVRPAPGPTFVSDPALTGDEARRIDMPAPGALVSVTRQVRLPGGQVRRDTLVSRYRPWGGVFAVAPGDDRLRN, from the coding sequence GTGCCCCCTGTCTCCCGGAGGTCTGCCATCACTTCCCTGCTCTTTCCCTCGCGCCCCGCGCGGACCACCCTGTTCCTGACGCTGCTGTGCGCCCTGCTGGCCGCCCCGGCCGGCGCGCTGGGCCTGCGCTGGAGCGCCCCGGAACCCCGGCTCGTGAACGGCCAGGTGCAGCGGCCCGTCCTTCAGCACTCACGGCCCCTGACCGTCCCGGCGGGCGCCGCGGCGCAGGTCCGCCGCAGTGGCCGCCTGACCCCGGAACTGCGCCGCGCCCTGGACCGCGCGTACGCCGCCGTGGACGCCCGCACGCCCCGCGACCTGCGCTTCAGCCGCGCGGGCCGCACATGGACCGCGCAGGCCCGCACCGGCTGGACCGTGGACCGCGCCGCCTCGGACCGCGCCGTGCTGGACGCCCTGAGGGCCGGACGGAACAGCGCCCCGCTGCGCGTGAACCTGACCGCCCCGGCCCGCAGCGTCGCCTGGGCCGCCACCCGCCGGATCACGCACCTGGGCAGCGGCACCTCCAGTTTCACGGGCAGCCCGGACTTCCGCGTGCAGAACATCCGCGTCGGGGCGTCCCGCGTGCACGGGCAGTGGATCGAAGCGGGCCGCGAACTGAACTTCAACGCCCTGATCGGCCCGGTCACCGCCGCGCGCGGCTTCGCGCCGGGTTACGTGATCACCGGCAACCGCCTGCGCACCGAGGACGGCGGCGGCCTGTGCCAGGTCAGCACCACCGTCTTCCGCGCCGCCTGGACGGCGGGCCTGCCCATCACGGAACGGCACGCGCACTCCTACCAGGTGGCGTACTACGGCCAGCCGGGCCTGGACGCCGCCGTGTACGCCCCCGCCAAGAACCTCCGCTGGCGCAACGACACCCCCGCGCCCATGCTGGTGCAGGCCGACTGGGACACCCGCACCGGCCGCCTGAACGTCCACCTGTTCGGCCAGGACGACGGGCGGCGCAGCTGGACGGCCACCCCGCAGCCGTCGCAGGTGCGCCCCGCGCCCGGCCCGACCTTCGTGAGCGACCCCGCCCTGACCGGCGACGAGGCCCGCCGCATCGACATGCCCGCCCCCGGCGCGCTCGTCAGCGTGACCCGTCAGGTCCGGCTGCCCGGCGGTCAGGTCCGGCGCGACACGCTCGTCAGCCGCTACCGCCCCTGGGGAGGCGTGTTCGCCGTCGCCCCCGGCGACGACCGGCTGCGCAACTGA